The nucleotide sequence CGGGCTCACGGGCATGGCGGCGCTGGTCGCCGAGCTGCCGCAGATCGCGTCCCGGCTGCGCGCGGCGGGCGGCGACGGCCCGGCCTACGCGGCGATGACCTACTACGACCCGGGCCTGGCGTCCTGGGTGACGGGCGGCGCGGGCCAGGCCGTCGCCGTCGCGTCCGTCCCGGTCGTGGACGTCTTCAACACCTGGGAACAGGCCGTCTATCTCCTGAACGGCTACAAGGTCGCCGACGTCAACGCCGCTTTCTCCACGCACGACTTCACCACGAAGGCCACCGTCGCCCCTTACGGCACGATCCCGCTGAACGTCGCGCGCATCTGCACCTGGACCTATCAATGCACCGACAACGACGGCCACGCGACGCCGGCCGGTTATCAGCGGATCGCCGACACCTTCGAGCACGTCTTTTCCTAAGGAAACCGGCCGGCTGAGGCGGGCGTCCAACTTTCATGGACGCCATCGGCCGCCATGAGGCGGCCTATCTCTGCGGCGGCCCCGAGCGCGTCGCCGTCGCCGCCCTGGTCGCGCTGGCGGACGCCGGACGGATCCAGGTCGCGTCCGGCCGCCACCGGGTGTCGGTGCTCGTCCGCGAGGCCGCCGACCCGGTGGAGGCCGCCGTGCTGGACGCCGTCCCGGGAACGGGCCGGGTGCTCGGCGCGGCCGTGCGCGACGTCGCCGGATCGTCCGCCGTCGCGGCCGTGCGGGACGCGCTGCGCGCGGACGGCCTCCTCGCCCGCCACCGCCTCCCGGGCCTGCCGGCGCTGACCGCGAAGGGCCGCCGCCTGCGCAAGGCGCTCGCCGCCGCGCCGCCCGCCGGGCTCCGCGTCGCCGTCCTCGGCGCGGACGCCGTCGCGGACGACCGGCTCCGCCGCACGTTCACCACGCCCGACCCGCCCCCGGCGAGTTCGCTGCTGCCCGAGCGCGAGCGCGGCGCCGAGCACCGCGGCCAGTACGGCGCGCCCGACCGGTCCCTCGACTACGGCGGGACGGCGGGTGGCGACTCGTACTGACCGGCTGCGTCATCGGGCCGACGACTGAGGTGACGCGCGGCCGGACGGGGCAGTCATCCGACCGATGCCGCCGCCTGCGCCGGGCGCTTCGATGAGGGCGGGACCGGCCGCGGCCGGTCCCGCGGGTCGCGTGCGCAGTCCGGCGCGGTCCGCCCGGCATGCGACCGAGAGGGACCACGTGCATCACCTGACGAAGACCGGACGGACGCTCGCGGCGGCGGCGACGGCGGCGCTGCTGGCCGCCGGCCTCGGCTCGACCGCGCACGCCGCTCCGAAGCCCCGGCCGCGCACGCTCGGCGCGTTCACCTTCGGCAACTCCTACAGCCACAAGAAGGTGGCGGGGCTGACGACCGGGAAGATGCCCGCCTCCTCGGCCCGGCACTTCCTCGACCTGAAGAAGCCGCGCTTCAAAAACGCGAAGCGGCGGACGGCGAAGACGGTCGCCGCGACGGAGACGCCGTGGACCGGCTCATGGCACATGGACTGGGGCGTGTTCCCGAGCGTCCAGGTGTACGGCGCGGCGGCGCTCCAGAGCGTCAACCCCTCGATCGTCCTGCCCGCCGGGCACCCGGACGACATCTACGCCCCGACGCTGCTGCCCGCCAACCAGAGCTGCATCGAGATGGTGACGACCTACCTCGCCGGGCGCGACTCGGTGTCGGCGTGGGACTGGTGCAGGTCCAGCCCCGGCTGGAGCGTCGGCGTCACCGTGGACAGCGCGTTCACCGCCAAGTACACCGCCATGTCCGCCGGCCACCCCGTCTACGCGGTCCAGACTCTGCTGACCAACGCCGCGTCCAATACCTGGACGTCCTATCTCTGGAACTTCACAACCTCGTCGTGGGACACGTTCTACACCAGTTCGGGCGGCACTCCGTTCCCCGCGACGGGCGGCGGCTGGGACATGTGGGAGGTCTACACCGACTACGACGCCACGACCGGGCAGGGCGCCTTCTGCGACGACACCCGGGGCGCGGTCTGGGAGAGCTCGGCCCTCGCCTACTCGACGAGTGTCGGCGCGGCACCGCTCACCACGGCGTCCACGGCCAACTCCACCCAGCCCGCGGTGCCCGGCGACGACGGCGGCTGCGACTCCCCGGCGCTGACGCGCCAGCTCGTCTCCGCCAACAGCCAGTGGCGGGTCACCAACTAGCGTCCCGCGACCCCGGGGCGGGCGCGGGCCGGTCGGCCAGGGCGTCGCGCAGCGCGGCGCGGGTCGCGACGCCGAGCTTGGGGAAGATCCGGTAGAGGTGGGCGCCGACCGTCCGGGGGCTCAGGAACAGCTTCTCCCCGATCTGGCGGTTGGTCAGCCCGGCGGCGGCCAGCGCCGCGACCTCCTCCTCCCGCGCGGTGAGCCCGCCGTCCGCGCGGGAGAAGGAGGTCGCGCCCAGCTCGCGGCGCGCGCGGTCGGCCCAGGGCCGCGCGCCGAGCCGCTCGAAGACGTCGAGCGCGGG is from Actinomadura rubteroloni and encodes:
- a CDS encoding SGNH/GDSL hydrolase family protein, yielding MRPVRLAASVLAALLAVSAGGAPARAAAPEYYLAVGDSLSVGAQPGKGPTDEGYTDDLYAALRKKHPDLKLVKLGCGGETTTTMLKGGICTYPEGSQVGAAEAFLKKHAGAVRYVTLNIGANNTGCMLDGDIACGLTGMAALVAELPQIASRLRAAGGDGPAYAAMTYYDPGLASWVTGGAGQAVAVASVPVVDVFNTWEQAVYLLNGYKVADVNAAFSTHDFTTKATVAPYGTIPLNVARICTWTYQCTDNDGHATPAGYQRIADTFEHVFS
- a CDS encoding TIGR04222 domain-containing membrane protein; translated protein: MDAIGRHEAAYLCGGPERVAVAALVALADAGRIQVASGRHRVSVLVREAADPVEAAVLDAVPGTGRVLGAAVRDVAGSSAVAAVRDALRADGLLARHRLPGLPALTAKGRRLRKALAAAPPAGLRVAVLGADAVADDRLRRTFTTPDPPPASSLLPERERGAEHRGQYGAPDRSLDYGGTAGGDSY